The Vicinamibacterales bacterium genomic interval CGAAGCTGCCGGGCGCGAATCACGACGTCCCACAACGGCTCGAACTTCTTCCACCCGGCCGCGTAGGCAAGGTGCTTCGCCTGATGTTTGAGGGTGCCGTGCGTGAACGACGCCTGCGCGATCGCGCTCCAGCGATAGAACTCGCGGTAGGCCCGCTCGTAGCCGTCCTTCAGCGCCGCGGGACTGAGCCGCGCCGGGCGGAACACCACGTGCCGCGTATCGTACAAGTCCCAGTTCTCCGTCGTGATTCGCCCGTCGCGCGCCAGGCGCGCGTGCAGTCCGGTGCCCGGGTACGGCGTCTGGATGTGAAACGTCGCGGTGGTGATGCCCTGCTCGACCGCCCAGTCCACCGTGCGCCGGAACACGCTCTCGTCGTCGTCGTCCAAGCCGAAGACGAAGCTGCCGTTGATCATGATCCCGAGATCGTGCAGCCGGCGGGTAACGGCCGTGTAGTCGCGGCCGAGATTCTGCCGTTTCCGGCTGCGCCGCAGGTTCTCCGGCGTCAGCGTCTCGAACCCGACGAACAGGCTGCGCAGCCCCGCCTCGGCGGCGCGCTCGATGAGATCGCCGCGCAGAATGGAGTCGACGGTCGCGGCGCCCTGAAACAGGCGGTGCATGCCGCGCATGCCGGCAAACAGTTCGCGCGCGAAGCGCGGATCGCCGAGCAGGTGATCGTCGAGGAAGTACAGGTGCCGCCCGGGCAGGCGCGCGATCTCCGCCAGCGCCGCGTCGACGCGCTGCGTGTAGAACGAGCGGCCGCCGGTGAAGAACGCGTCCTTGTAGCAGAAGTCGCAGTGCTGCGGACAGCCGCGGGTGACGACGATCGAGTTCGGGACGAGATAGTTCCGCCGGCGGATCAAATCGCGCCGAATCGGGGGAACGTCCGCGATGGTGCGGCCGTCGGCCGATCGATACAGCCGGCGCGGCTGCCCGCCACGAAAGTCCGCGAGGAACCGCGGGAAGGTCTGTTCGCCGGGGCCGAGGAAGACGGCGTCGGCGTGCGGCGCGGCTTCGTCCGGCAGCGACGTCACGTGCAGCCCGCCGAGCGCGACGAACACACCGCGCGCCCGATAGCCGTCGGCAAGCCGATACGCGCGATACGCGTTGGTGATGTAGACCTGGATGACGACCAGGTCAGGCCGGTCGCCGGTGGCCAGCGGCTCGACGTGCTCGTCGACGATCACGGCCTCGTCGTCCGGCTGCAGATACGCGGCGAGCGTGGCGAGGCCGAGCGGCGGGAACAGCGAATACTTGATCGGCCGGAAGTACGGGCTGGTCGCCTCGGTGAGCGCGGGCAGGATGAACTTGACGCGCAGCGGTCTGGACACGGCCATACTTTGCATTGTAAAGCATGACCGGCCGATCGCGATGCCGGTATCACTCAGGGGAGCGCGGACGCATTCGAGGCCCCCGCGCGGTACAACCGCATCGAAGCGACGCTCACCTCCGGCAGCCAAGCCTGGGTGTACGTCGTCGACGGCCGCCCCTGAGTCGCCGCCGCAGCCGCACCGCGCGCGAGCTGTCAGCTATCAGCGTCCCAGCTTCGCCGGATCCACCACCACGTGCTTGATCCGCTCGCGCTTCCACGTGTAGGTGATGTGCACCATGCCGTCGGGCGCCTGAATGACCGCGGGATACGAATACTCGCCCGGTTGATCCTCCAGGACCAGCGCCGCCTCCCAGGTGGTGCCGTCGCGCGAGAGCGCGACGTTCAGCGGCGTGCGCCCTTTCGGGGTGTGGTTGTAGACGATGAGATGGCGGCCGTCGCGGAGCGTGAGCGCATCCGTTCCCGCACTCGGATTGGGCAACGAGGTGAGCGTCACGGGAGTCCACGTCCGCCCCTTGTCGCTCGACCAGGTTTCGAACACTCTCTGCGAGCGTGAGCGGCCGACGGCCTGCAGGCGGCCGTCCCGGTGGATCAGGATGCTCGGCTGAATCGCGCCGATCTCCGCGCCGGCCGGCGACGGCGCGGGACGTACTACGGTCCACGTTGCGCCGTCATCCGTGGATCGCTCGAAATGGATTCGCCACAGGTTCGCCTGGTCCGGCGTCTCCGTGCTCGAACCGCTGAGGATCGCGCCGTCGTCCAGCCGCACGGGCTTGTTCTTGATCGGGCCCAGCACCCCCTCGGGCAGGCGGCGTGCCTCTCCCCAGGTGCGGCCGCCGTCGCTCGAGTAGCGCACCATGCCCCACCACGTCGTCGGCCGCGGCCCGACCTTGTAGAAGAGCGAGAGGAATCCCTGCTTGATCTCGAACAGCACCGGGTTCCAGCACGGATGACGCGTGCCGTCCGGCTGCACCCCTGTCGCGACCTCGACCGGCGCCGTCCACTTGCCGTCGACGTGGCGCGACAGCCAGATGCCGACGTCGGGAGCTCCTTCGCGCGTGCCGCCGAACCAGGCCGCGACGAGGCCACCGTCGACGTGCGCGATCGTCGAGGCGTGCGCGCTCGGAAACGGCGCGGCGTCGTAGATGAACCCGGACGCCACCACGGCGGATGCGGGCTGCCGCGTCGCCGCGGCGGCGGCGAGCGAGAGGAACGCGGCGCAGGCAAGCAATTTCATCGGTACGCGGATGATAAACTCGCCGCATGCCGTTCACACGAAAGTTTTTCGCCGTGGCTGCCGCCATGGCGCTGGTGGTGTCGGTCCGCGCGCAGGAGCCCGCCACGAGCGCGAAGCCGGAGTCCCCCGCGGAATTCAAGGCGCTGCGATACCGCAACATCGGTCCTGCCGCCGGCGGCCGCGTCTCCCGCGCGGCCGGCGTCCCCGGCAACCCGCAGATCTACTACGCGGCCACCGCGTCCGGCGGCGTATGGATGTCGTCGGACGCCGGGACGTCGTGGCGATCGGTGTGGGACGACCAGCCGATTTCCTCGATCGGGTCGATCGCCGTCGCGCCGAGCGATCCGAACGTCGTCTACGTCGGATCGGGCGAGGCGAACATCCGCGGCAACGTTGCCGCCGGCAACGGCATCTACCGGTCGAGCGACGGCGGCAAGACCTGGTCGCACGTGTGGCACCAGGAAGGGCAGATCGGGACGATGGCCGTGCACCCGAAGAACGCGGAGGTGGCGTTTGCCGCGGTGCTCGGGCATGCGTTCGGCCCGAACCCCGAGCGCGGCGTGTACCGGACGCGCGACGGCGGGCGGACGTGGCAGCAGGTACTGAAGAAGGACGCCGACACCGGCGCCTCGGACGTCGCGATCGATCCGTCGAACCCGAACGTGATCTTCGCCGGCCTGTGGCAGGCTCGCCGGTATCCGTGGGACATGACGAGCGGCGGTCCCGGCAGCGGCCTGTACGTCTCGCGCGACGGCGGCGACACCTGGAAGCACCTGACCGGCGGCGGGCTGCCGGAAGGGATCTGGGGCAAGGTCGGCATCGCCATCGCGCCGTCAGACAGCCGCAGGGTCTACGCGCTCATCGAAGCGGACAAAGGCGGACTCTTCCGCTCCGACGACGGCGGAGAGAACTGGGACCTGGCGTCGCCGCATCGCGCCCTGCGCCAGCGCGCCTGGTACTACACGACGCTGGCGGTCCATCCCGCCAATCCGAACGAGGTCTGGTTCCCGCAGGTCCCGATGCTGAAGTCGATCGACGGCGGCAAGACGATCGAGGAGGTCAAGGGCTTGTCGCACGGCGACCATCACGACGTCTGGTTCGATCCGGCGAACCCGAAGCGGATGATCGTCGCCAACGACGGCGGGGTGAACATCAGCCACAACGGCGGCGCGAACTGGTCGGCGCCGATGCTGCCGATCTCGCAGTTCTACCACGTGTCGGTGGACACTCGCCGGCCGTACCACATCGCCGGGGCGATGCAGGATCTCGGGACGGCGCAGGGCCCGAGCGATTCCCTCGCGCGCAACATTCACCTCACCGACTGGCACGACGTCGGCGGCGGCGAGGCCGGGCACGTCTATTCCGATCCCGGCGATCCCAACATCGTCTATGCCGGCGAGTACCTCGGGATCATCACCCGCTACGACCATCGCACGCGAGAGTCGCGCAACATCAGCGCCTGGCCCGAGAACCCGTCCGGCCTCGGCGGCGAAGACATGCGCTACCGGTTCCAGTGGACGGCGCCGATCACCGGCTCCCCCTTCGACCCCAAGGTCGTCTACCACGGCGCGCAGGTCATCTTCCGCACGCGCGACGGCGGCCAGACGTGGACGGCGATCAGCCAGGACCTCACGCGGAACGACAAGTCGAAGCAGAAGTGGTCCGGCGGCCCGATCACCGGCGACAACACCGGCGTCGAAACCTACGGCACCGTGTTCGCCATCGCGGAATCGCCCAAACAGAAAGGCCTCATCTGGGCGGGCAGCGATGACGGACTGGTACACGTCACGGCGGATGACGGCAAGACCTGGAAGAACGTCACCGCGGCGATGCCCGGGTTTCCGGAATGGGGCACGGTGAGCATGATCGAGCCCTCCCCGTTCGATGCCGACACGGCCTACGTCGTCGTCGACGCCCACAGGCTCGACGACATGAAACCCTACCTGTTCAGGACCGGCGACCGCGGCGCGACGTGGAAGCGGATCGACGCGGGGCTCGCCGCCAACGTCTACCTGCACGCGGTGCGCGAGGATCCGGAGAAGCGCGGGCAACTCTATCTCGGCACCGAGCGCGGCGTGATGTTCTCGACCGACGACGGGCAGTCGTGGCGGCCGCTGCAGCTGAATCTGCCGACCGTCGCCGTTCACGATCTGCAGGTGAAGGAGGGGGACCTCGTCGTCGGCACGCACGGGCGATCGATCTGGATCCTCGACGACCTGCAGCCGGTGCGGCAGTACGACGCACGCGTGGCCGCGGAGGCGCTGCACCTGTTTCCGCCGCAGGACGCGATCCGCTGGCGCTACGGATCGTCGAACTGGGGAACGCGAGGCGGTTTCCCCAATCCGCCGCACGGCGCGGTCATCTACTACGCGCTCAAGGACGAAGAGAAAGGGGATCTCAAGATCGAGATCGTCGATGCCCGCAACCGGATCGTGCGCACGCTGAGCAGCACCGCCCCCAAGCCGATGGGCAGCGGCGACTTCGAGAGCGCCGAGGACTACAAGGACGAGGCGCTGCCGCGCGGCGCCGGAGTGCAGCGGGCGGTGTGGGACCTGGCATACGAGGGGGCCGCCAAGATTCAGGGGGGCCGCATCGACACCGGCGATCCGCGCGAAGGGCCGCGCGTTCCCCCGGGAACCTACACCGTGAAGCTCACCGCCGCCGGCAGGACCCTCTCGGCGCCGCTGAAGGTGCTGCCGGATCCGCGCGGCGACCTGCCGCAGACCGATCTCGAGGCGCAGGCGGCGTTCGCGGTGCGGGTGCGGGACGACATTTCGAAGCTGACCGGGCTGGTCAACGACCTGCGCTCGGTGCAGACGCAGTTGAAGGGGCGCAACGCCACGCTCGAGGCGCGCAAGAGCGAGGCGGACATCGCCGATCTGATCGGCCAGTCGGAAGCGGCGATCAAGCGCGCCCTCGCGATCGAGAGCAAGCTGCACAACCCGGCCGCGGAAGTCGTCTACGACATCCTGGCGATGCGCGGCGGCGCGAAGCTGTACTCGCGGCTCGCCCCGCTTCAGATGTGG includes:
- a CDS encoding radical SAM protein is translated as MAVSRPLRVKFILPALTEATSPYFRPIKYSLFPPLGLATLAAYLQPDDEAVIVDEHVEPLATGDRPDLVVIQVYITNAYRAYRLADGYRARGVFVALGGLHVTSLPDEAAPHADAVFLGPGEQTFPRFLADFRGGQPRRLYRSADGRTIADVPPIRRDLIRRRNYLVPNSIVVTRGCPQHCDFCYKDAFFTGGRSFYTQRVDAALAEIARLPGRHLYFLDDHLLGDPRFARELFAGMRGMHRLFQGAATVDSILRGDLIERAAEAGLRSLFVGFETLTPENLRRSRKRQNLGRDYTAVTRRLHDLGIMINGSFVFGLDDDDESVFRRTVDWAVEQGITTATFHIQTPYPGTGLHARLARDGRITTENWDLYDTRHVVFRPARLSPAALKDGYERAYREFYRWSAIAQASFTHGTLKHQAKHLAYAAGWKKFEPLWDVVIRARQLRLMTPLLEAVLSRVSAVCAGRGSVISAFHSGTQDRTAAP
- a CDS encoding sialidase family protein: MKLLACAAFLSLAAAAATRQPASAVVASGFIYDAAPFPSAHASTIAHVDGGLVAAWFGGTREGAPDVGIWLSRHVDGKWTAPVEVATGVQPDGTRHPCWNPVLFEIKQGFLSLFYKVGPRPTTWWGMVRYSSDGGRTWGEARRLPEGVLGPIKNKPVRLDDGAILSGSSTETPDQANLWRIHFERSTDDGATWTVVRPAPSPAGAEIGAIQPSILIHRDGRLQAVGRSRSQRVFETWSSDKGRTWTPVTLTSLPNPSAGTDALTLRDGRHLIVYNHTPKGRTPLNVALSRDGTTWEAALVLEDQPGEYSYPAVIQAPDGMVHITYTWKRERIKHVVVDPAKLGR